The Arachis hypogaea cultivar Tifrunner chromosome 16, arahy.Tifrunner.gnm2.J5K5, whole genome shotgun sequence genome contains a region encoding:
- the LOC112697815 gene encoding WUSCHEL-related homeobox 4-like, with protein MKVHQFTRGLWEHEPSLTLGCKRLRPLAPKLSSYSSSSNNNNNNNSPSSSSSLASFDLKSFIRPESSKLGSSSSSDDDNNINNNNNIIKRDPPSSSPPGSQVETHPGGTRWNPTQEQIGILEMLYRGGMRTPNAQQIEQITAQLGKYGKIEGKNVFYWFQNHKARERQKQKRNSLGLSHTPRTPAAVAATAATTTIVSSPTFAASLSFETSRGEVIERDHEDSPYKKCRSWVFEYMEDQSWSSSSSSSKEEEHKTLELFPLHPEGR; from the exons atgaaGGTGCATCAATTCACACGTGGATTATGGGAGCATGAACCTTCTCTCACGCTTGGGTGCAAAAGATTACGCCCTCTTGCTCCTAAGCTTAGTagctattcttcttcttctaataataataataataataattctccttcttcttcttcttctcttgcttCTTTTGATCTTAAGAGCTTCATTAGACCTGAAAGTAGCAAACTTGGATCATCATCCTCTTCTGATGATGATAAcaacatcaacaacaataataatattattaagagGGATCCACCTTCATCATCACCACCAGGGAGCcag GTGGAAACACATCCAGGAGGAACAAGGTGGAACCCTACACAAGAACAGATAGGGATACTTGAGATGCTCTATAGAGGTGGAATGAGAACACCAAATGCTCAACAAATAGAACAGATCACTGCTCAATTAGGCAAATACGGCAAGATTGAGGGTAAAAATGTCTTCTATTGGTTCCAAAACCACAAAGCACGTGAGAGACAAAAGCAGAAGCGTAACAGCCTTGGACTTTCTCATACTCCTAGAACTCCGGCCGCCGTCGCCGCCACCGCCGCAACCACAACAATAGTGTCTTCACCCACCTTTGCTGCTAGCTTAAGTTTTGAGACCTCAAGG GGAGAAGTAATTGAAAGAGATCATGAAGATAGCCCTTACAAGAAGTGTAGGAGTTGGGTATTTGAGTATATGGAAGATCAAAgttggtcatcatcatcatcatctagcaAAGAGGAGGAACATAAAACCCTAGAGCTTTTCCCATTGCACCCGGAGGGCAGATGA